One genomic window of Magnolia sinica isolate HGM2019 chromosome 3, MsV1, whole genome shotgun sequence includes the following:
- the LOC131240632 gene encoding subtilisin-like protease SBT1.2: MPMESTNLTIFIFLPFFLLFNSLTAQNLQTYIVQLHPHLISTPPSSSYTTLQWHLSFLERTILSEDGDPSSRLLYSYHSAIHGFAARLSDSELLALKGMRGVVAVRPDRRLQIHTTYSYKFLGLRFTGNEAWARSDFGRGMIIGVLDTGVWPESPSFNDHRMPPVPKRWSGICEEGQNFNSSFCNRKLIGARFYIKGHRASSSPLVSPSVMEYVSPRDAHGHGTHTSSTAAGSSVPAASVLGIGEGEARGMAPGAHIAIYKVCWFNGCYSSDILAGMDDAIRDGVDVLSLSLGGFPIPLYEDSIAIGGFRAIEKGISVICAAGNNGPILNSVANEAPWITTVGASTLNRRFPAIVRLGDGQTLYGESMYPGNRHPNIGQRLKLVYGGKNGAEFCFKGSLSKARVSGKMVVCDRGATGRSMKGQVVKESGGAALILANTEIEQEEDSVDVHVLPATLISYAESIRLKKYLNSTTRPTARIEFGGMVIGKSRAPSIALFSSRGPSLANPSILKPDVIAPGVNIIAAWPTNLGPTGLQEDSRRVNFTVMSGTSMACPHVSGIAALVHSIHPSWSPAAIKSAIMTTADVSDHLGKPIMDGSKPAGPFALGAGHVNPMKAIDPGLVYDIKPDEYITHLCTLGYTRSEIFTITHRSVNCRKIMLRSRDFSLNYPSLSVIFKHGRTRKMIKRRLTNVGLPNSSYSVDMVAPQGVKVRVRPESLKFSHLYESKYYRIWFISRKRLSRKEKPSYAQGHLTWAHNHQSHYKVRSPISVTWAR; encoded by the coding sequence ATGCCCATGGAAAGTACCAACCTCaccatcttcatcttccttccgtTTTTCCTCCTTTTCAACTCCCTTACTGCTCAAAACCTCCAAACTTACATAGTCCAGCTCCACCCACACCTAATTTCTACTCCTCCCTCTTCCTCCTACACCACCCTTCAATGGCATCTCTCTTTCCTGGAGAGGACCATCCTCTCTGAAGACGGTGACCCGTCTTCCCGCCTCCTCTACTCTTACCACTCTGCCATCCATGGCTTCGCCGCTCGCCTCTCTGATAGTGAACTTTTGGCACTGAAGGGCATGCGTGGCGTGGTTGCCGTCCGCCCTGACCGGCGCCTCCAGATACACACGACTTACTCATACAAGTTCTTGGGTCTTCGTTTCACAGGCAATGAAGCTTGGGCCCGTTCGGATTTTGGCCGGGGGATGATAATTGGAGTCCTTGACACTGGAGTCTGGCCCGAGAGCCCGAGCTTCAATGATCACCGGATGCCTCCAGTGCCCAAGAGGTGGAGCGGGATTTGTGAGGAAGGGCAGAACTTCAACTCGTCCTTCTGCAACCGCAAGCTCATTGGCGCTCGCTTCTATATCAAAGGGCACCGTGCATCTTCATCACCGCTGGTCTCGCCATCTGTCATGGAGTATGTGTCCCCACGCGATGCGCATGGTCATGGGACTCACACATCATCAACTGCAGCTGGGAGTTCTGTCCCTGCAGCTAGCGTGCTTGGAATCGGCGAGGGTGAGGCACGGGGGATGGCGCCTGGGGCCCACATCGCCATCTACAAGGTTTGCTGGTTCAATGGTTGCTACAGCTCCGATATCCTGGCTGGAATGGATGATGCCATCAGAGATGGAGTTGATGTCCTCTCCCTCTCCTTGGGTGGATTCCCAATCCCGCTTTATGAGGACAGCATTGCCATAGGCGGTTTTAGGGCAATTGAGAAGGGTATCTCGGTAATTTGTGCTGCCGGAAATAATGGTCCAATTCTGAACTCCGTCGCCAATGAGGCTCCTTGGATAACCACCGTTGGTGCCAGCACACTCAATAGGAGATTTCCCGCCATTGTACGGTTGGGGGATGGCCAAACTCTGTATGGAGAATCCATGTATCCAGGTAACCGGCATCCAAACATCGGCCAAAGGCTCAAGCTAGTCTACGGTGGGAAGAACGGTGCAGAATTTTGCTTCAAAGGCTCTCTTTCAAAAGCTAGAGTTAGCGGGAAAATGGTGGTCTGTGATCGAGGCGCAACTGGAAGGTCTATGAAGGGCCAGGTCGTTAAAGAATCCGGTGGGGCTGCATTGATACTAGCGAACACGGAGATCGAACAGGAAGAGGATTCTGTCGACGTCCATGTCTTGCCTGCAACACTCATCAGCTATGCAGAGTCCATTCGCCTGAAGAAATACTTAAACTCCACAACAAGACCCACAGCCCGAATTGAATTTGGAGGGATGGTTATTGGTAAATCTAGAGCACCGTCAATCGCCCTGTTCTCATCAAGAGGGCCGAGCTTAGCCAATCCTTCGATCCTCAAACCAGATGTTATTGCCCCGGGGGTGAACATTATTGCTGCCTGGCCCACAAATCTGGGACCCACGGGGCTTCAAGAAGATTCTAGAAGAGTAAACTTCACCGTCATGTCAGGTACTTCAATGGCTTGCCCACATGTCAGTGGAATTGCTGCTCTAGTACACTCGATCCACCCATCATGGAGCCCTGCTGCAATTAAATCTGCAATCATGACAACTGCTGATGTTTCAGACCACTTGGGCAAGCCAATAATGGACGGGTCAAAACCCGCGGGACCCTTTGCACTTGGTGCTGGACATGTGAACCCAATGAAAGCGATTGATCCAGGGTTGGTCTACGACATCAAGCCAGATGAGTACATCACCCATCTTTGCACCCTTGGCTACACAAGGTCAGAGATCTTCACCATCACTCACAGGTCTGTGAATTGCCGCAAAATCATGTTAAGGAGCAGAGATTTCAGCCTCAACTACCCCTCCCTGTCAGTGATTTTCAAGCATGGGAGAACAAGGAAGATGATCAAGAGGCGATTGACAAATGTGGGCCTGCCTAACTCTTCGTACTCAGTGGACATGGTAGCGCCGCAAGGAGTGAAAGTGAGAGTTAGACCAGAAAGCTTAAAATTCAGTCACTTGTATGAAAGCAAGTACTATAGAATTTGGTTCATTTCTAGAAAGAGACTATCTAGAAAAGAGAAGCCAAGCTATGCCCAAGGGCATCTGACATGGGCGCATAATCACCAAAGCCATTATAAGGTGAGGAGTCCAATTTCTGTGACTTGGGCAAGATAG